The Panicum hallii strain FIL2 chromosome 9, PHallii_v3.1, whole genome shotgun sequence genome has a window encoding:
- the LOC112873030 gene encoding putative nuclease HARBI1: protein MAEQYLRPTNPNFPTVHKRIRNDKRAYPHFKDCIGALDGTHIRVSVSPDEQVRYIGKTGIPTQNVLAVCDFDMRFTYVAAGQPGSYHDTSVLYHAFEVDEDHFPHPPEGKYYVVDAGYPNRPGYLAPYKGERYHLPEWHRGMEPNSPKEKFNRVHSSVRNIIERTFGLWKMKWQILYKMPKYTMHTQKKIVAATMVLHNFIREHSSGDVDFANFDRDPNFVPTIPDRYNKYAVSPHASDDSTTEASFLTMDGFRDRIATSLSLAWN, encoded by the coding sequence ATGGCTGAACAGTACTTGAGACCAACCAATCCAAATTTTCCCACCGTCCACAAGAGGATTCGGAATGATAAAAGAGCATATCCACACTTCAAGGATTGCATTGGTGCACTTGATGGCACTCATATTCGTGTCTCTGTTTCACCAGATGAACAAGTCAGGTACATTGGAAAGACGGGCATTCCAACTCAAAATGTGCTTGCtgtttgtgattttgatatGCGTTTCACCTATGTGGCTGCTGGTCAACCGGGGTCTTACCATGACACAAGTGTATTGTACCATGCATTTGAGGTAGATGAAGATCACTTCCCACATCCTCCAGAAGGGAAGTACTATGTTGTAGATGCGGGCTATCCTAACCGCCCGGGATACTTGGCTCCATACAAAGGTGAAAGATATCATTTGCCCGAGTGGCATAGAGGTATGGAACCTAATAGTCCAAAAGAGAAGTTCAATCGGGTGCACTCATCTGTTCGTAACATTATTGAGCGGACATTTGGACTATGGAAGATGAAATGGCAAATATTGTACAAAATGCCTAAATATACCATGCACACACAAAAAAAGATTGTTGCTGCCACTATGGTCCTccacaatttcattcgtgagCACTCAAGTGGTGATGTGGATTTTGCTAACTTTGATCGAGATCCTAACTTCGTGCCTACAATCCCTGATAGGTACAACAAGTATGCAGTGTCACCACATGCCTCTGATGATTCAACAACTGAAGCAAGCTTTCTTACCATGGATGGATTTCGTGATAGAATAGCGACATCTCTTTCTCTAGCTTGGAATTAG